The following proteins are encoded in a genomic region of Arachis stenosperma cultivar V10309 chromosome 4, arast.V10309.gnm1.PFL2, whole genome shotgun sequence:
- the LOC130972889 gene encoding receptor protein kinase-like protein ZAR1, giving the protein MSVNLFLCFFSFSFFFVFLIQTVFSLSPDGVALLTLKSAVDPAGAAALANWNDGDATPCGWSGVSCSNISGDPDPRVVGVSLAGRGLRGYLPSELGTLLYLRRLNLHSNAFRGSIPSQLFNATALRSLYLHSNNLSGDLPPSLFSLRRLQNLDLSDNSLSGSIPNSLRNCSQLQRLVLARNRFSGKIPATPWPELREIIQLDLSANLLEGPIPDQIGELQSLTGTLNLSFNHLSGNVPESLGKLPVTVSFDLRNNNLSGEIPQTGSFSNQGPTAFLNNPNLCGFPLQKPCSGSAQSEPGSSPGSKRERSGSRSNKGLSPGLIVLISVADAAGVALIGLIIVYVYWKKKDGCNGCSCTGKAKFGGDENGKTRFLCCSLPCMNVGVLKSDDSELEEGEKGERGRGEGELVAIDKGFNFELDELLRASAYVLGKSGLGIVYKVVLGNGVPVAVRRLGEGGEQRYKEFAAEVQAIGKVKHPNVVKLRAYYWAPDEKLLISDFISNGNLTTALRGRNGQPTMNLPWSTRLRIAKGAARGLAYLHECSPRKFVHGDIKPSNILLDGDFQPRISDFGLNRLISITGNNPSNGGFMGGALPYFKPSQTEHTNNYKAPEAKVPGSRPTQKWDVYSFGVVLLELLTGKSPDSTPAPSTSMEVPDMVRWVRKGFEQESPLSEMVDPPLLQEVHAKKEVLAVFHVALSCTEGDPEVRPRMKTVSENLEKIGS; this is encoded by the exons ATGAGCGTTAATCTCTTTCTctgtttcttctctttctcgttCTTTTTCGTCTTTTTAATACAAACCGTTTTTTCTCTCTCCCCCGACGGCGTTGCACTTCTCACTCTAAAATCCGCCGTGGACCCCGCCGGCGCCGCTGCGCTTGCCAATTGGAACGACGGAGACGCCACTCCGTGCGGATGGTCCGGGGTCAGCTGTAGTAACATCTCCGGGGACCCTGATCCCCGCGTCGTCGGCGTCTCCCTCGCCGGAAGGGGCCTCCGCGGCTACCTCCCATCGGAGCTCGGCACACTTCTCTACCTCCGCCGCCTCAATCTCCACTCCAACGCCTTCCGCGGCTCCATCCCCTCCCAGCTCTTTAACGCCACCGCGCTCCGATCCCTCTACCTCCACTCCAACAACCTCTCCGGCGACctccctccctccctcttcTCCCTCCGCCGCCTCCAGAACCTCGACCTCTCCGATAACTCCCTCTCCGGCTCAATTCCAAACTCTCTCCGCAACTGCTCACAGCTCCAGCGCCTTGTCCTCGCCAGGAACAGATTCTCCGGCAAGATTCCGGCGACACCGTGGCCGGAGCTCCGAGAAATCATTCAGCTCGACCTCTCCGCGAACCTCCTAGAAGGTCCAATCCCGGACCAGATCGGAGAGCTTCAATCCCTCACCGGAACCTTAAACCTCTCGTTCAATCACCTCTCCGGCAACGTTCCAGAATCTCTCGGGAAACTTCCGGTGACGGTTAGCTTCGATTTGCGAAACAACAATCTCTCCGGCGAGATTCCCCAAACAGGATCGTTTTCAAACCAAGGCCCCACGGCGTTCCTCAACAACCCTAACCTCTGCGGTTTCCCGCTTCAAAAACCGTGTTCCGGTTCGGCACAGAGCGAACCGGGATCAAGCCCTGGTTCAAAAAGGGAACGGTCCGGATCACGGTCTAATAAAGGGCTAAGCCCCGGTTTAATTGTTCTAATCTCAGTAGCTGATGCCGCTGGCGTTGCTCTAATTGGACTCATAATTGTTTACGTTTATTGGAAAAAGAAAGACGGTTGCAACGGGTGTAGTTGTACCGGTAAGGCCAAGTTTGGCGGTGACGAAAACGGGAAAACGCGTTTTTTGTGCTGTTCTTTGCCATGCATGAACGTTGGGGTGCTGAAGAGTGATGATTCTGAATTGGAGGAAGGTGAGAAAGGGGAGCGCGGAAGAGGGGAAGGGGAACTGGTGGCGATTGATAAGGGATTTAACTTTGAGCTTGATGAGTTGTTGAGGGCTTCAGCTTATGTTCTTGGGAAGAGTGGGTTGGGGATAGTGTATAAGGTTGTGCTTGGGAATGGGGTTCCTGTGGCTGTGAGGAGGCTTGGGGAGGGTGGTGAACAGAGGTATAAGGAGTTTGCTGCTGAGGTTCAGGCTATTGGGAAGGTCAAGCACCCTAATGTTGTGAAGCTAAGGGCTTATTATTGGGCACCTGATGAGAAGCTCTTGATCAGTGATTTCATCTCTAATGGCAATTTGACCACCGCTCTTAGAG GGAGAAATGGTCAACCAACTATGAACCTTCCATGGTCAACCAGGCTGAGAATTGCCAAAGGAGCAGCCAGGGGTTTGGCCTATCTCCATGAATGCAGTCCTAGAAAATTTGTTCATGGTGACATCAAGCCCTCCAATATTCTCCTTGATGGGGACTTCCAACCCCGAATTTCTGATTTCGGCCTTAACCGGTTGATCAGCATCACTGGCAATAACCCCTCCAATGGTGGCTTTATGGGAGGAGCTCTTCCTTACTTTAAGCCATCACAAACAGAACATACCAACAACTACAAGGCCCCTGAGGCCAAAGTTCCAGGTAGCAGACCAACCCAGAAATGGGATGTATATTCATTTGGAGTCGTGTTGCTCGAATTGCTTACTGGGAAGTCCCCTGATTCTACTCCTGCCCCATCAACTTCTATGGAAGTTCCTGATATGGTGAGGTGGGTGAGGAAAGGGTTTGAACAAGAAAGTCCGCTATCCGAAATGGTTGATCCTCCTTTGCTTCAAGAAGTTCATGCCAAAAAGGAGGTACTGGCTGTGTTTCATGTAGCATTGTCATGCACTGAGGGAGACCCTGAAGTCAGGCCTAGAATGAAAACTGTGTCTGAAAATCTAGAAAAGATTGGATCATAG
- the LOC130973567 gene encoding protein DETOXIFICATION 44, chloroplastic, whose protein sequence is MASSQCHRFLCIHSLQLQPHHCYHPPFKSPTLIPKPYHCFSRIRIRIAPKASLKNNGATTTTTNDSVETSSLEDESSRNSSSSDDSFAFLRRFGDGWLKFDELGKEILSIALPAALALAADPLTSLIDTAFVGHIGPAELAAVGVSTSVFNLVSKIFNIPLLNITTSFVAEEQALISKDSSQTDESDFGGKYQSKRHIPSVSTSLALAATLGIAETVLLSLGSGIIMNIMGIPADSPMRGPAENFLMLRAFAAPAIVIALAAQGTFRGFKDTKTPLYAVGAGNVLNAILDPILIFFFGLGISGAAVATVISEYLIAFILLWKLTGNVLLMPFHFDGRKILSYLKSGGLLIGRTVAVFLALTLSTSMAAKQGPIPMAGHQICMQVWLPISLLTDALALAGQTLLASSYSQGNYEQARLITYRVLQIGLGTGITLSVILFFGFGSFSSLFTTDLEVLSVAQSGILFVAGTQPVNALAFVIDGLYYGVSDYGYAAYSTMLVGLVSSIFLLVAAPELGLPGVWAGLFLFMTMRVLAGTWRLSSKNGPWSMIWYKDGGGD, encoded by the exons ATGGCATCTTCTCAATGTCACCGCTTTCTTTGCATTCACTCTCTGCAACTTCAACCTCACCATTGCTATCATCCACCATTCAAATCTCCTACTTTAATCCCAAAGCCTTATCATTGCTTTTCTCGCATTCGAATCCGAATCGCACCAAAAGCTTCTTTGAAGAACAACGgtgccaccaccaccaccaccaatgATTCCGTTGAAACTAGCTCCCTTGAAGATGAATCTTCTCGCAATTCGTCTTCTTCGGATGATTCCTTTGCTTTTCTTCGTCGATTCGG AGATGGGTGGCTTAAATTTGATGAACTGGGGAAGGAAATACTGTCCATTGCACTACCTGCTGCTTTGGCATTGGCAGCTGATCCACTTACCTCACTGATCGACACAGCTTTTGTGGGCCACATAG GACCTGCTGAATTGGCTGCAGTTGGGGTTTCAACTTCTGTGTTTAATTTGGTGTCAAAAATATTTAACATTCCTTTACTTAATATTACCACATCCTTTGTTGCCGAGGAACAGGCACTGATCAGCAAGGATTCCAGTCAAACTGATGAAAGTG ATTTTGGTGGCAAATACCAAAGCAAGAGGCATATTCCTTCAGTATCAACTTCTTTAGCACTTGCTGCTACTCTTGGAATTGCTGAAACTGTGCTTCTTTCCCTTGGTTCTGGCATCATTATGAACATCATGGGTATACCTGCT GATTCCCCTATGCGTGGACCTGCTGAGAACTTTCTTATGCTAAGGGCCTTTGCCGCTCCAGCAATTGTGATTGCATTAGCTGCTCAAGGCACTTTTCGTGGATTTAAGGATACAAAGACGCCTCTATATGCTGTTG GTGCTGGCAACGTTCTTAACGCGATATTGGATCCaatattaatattcttttttggtCTTGGCATTAGTGGTGCTGCAGTTGCTACAGTGATCTCTGA ATACTTAATTGCTTTTATTCTTCTATGGAAATTGACCGGAAATGTGCTCCTAATGCCTTTTCACTTTGATGGGAGAAAAATTCTCAGCTATCTGAAATCTG GTGGTCTTCTTATTGGCAGGACTGTGGCTGTGTTTCTGGCTTTGACACTGTCAACCTCTATGGCAGCTAAGCAGGGCCCTATACCTATGGCTGGTCATCAAATTTGCATGCAAGTTTGGCTGCCAATATCTTTGCTCACTGATGCTCTGGCACTTGCTGGTCAG ACACTTCTTGCCAGCAGTTACTCGCAGGGAAATTACGAGCAAGCACGCCTCATTACATATAGAGTATTACAG ATTGGTTTAGGAACAGGAATTACTTTGTCCGTGATCTTATTCTTTGGGTTTGGATCATTTTCAAGCTTATTTACCACAGACTTGGAAGTTCTGAGTGTTGCTCAGTCAGGCATATTG TTTGTGGCTGGAACTCAACCAGTGAATGCTTTGGCATTTGTCATTgatggactttactatggggTATCAGACTATGGTTATGCTGCGTACTCAACG ATGCTGGTTGGACTAGTTTCTTCAATCTTCTTGCTGGTAGCTGCTCCAGAACTTGGACTTCCTGGAGTCTGGGCAGGGTTGTTTCTCTTCATGACTATGCGTGTTCTCGCCGGAACATGGAG GTTGAGCAGCAAAAATGGCCCGTGGAGTATGATCTGGTATAAAGATGGCGGTGGAGACTGA